In Allorhizobium pseudoryzae, the genomic window TCCGGTGCTGCGCGGCCAGAAGAGTTCACGCGACATCATCGGCGAGTTCGAGATGCGCGGCGCTTCGGTGATCGTCGCCTCCGGCGGCATTGGCGGCAATCTCGGCCTCGTGCGGCGCAACTGGCCGCAGGAACGCCTGGGCACGCCCCCCGCGGACATGGTTTGCGGTGTGCCGGCGCATGTCGATGGGCGGATGATCGGCATCTCCGAAGAGGCGGGTGCCTCGATCATCAACCGCGACCGCATGTGGCATTATACGGAGGGCGTCAGGAACTGGGACCCGATCTGGCCGAACCACGGCATCCGCATCCTGCCCGGTCCCTCCTCTTTCTGGTGCGATGCCGATGGCAACCGGCTGCCGTCACCCGCGATGCCGGGCTTCGATACGCTGTCGACGCTGAAGATCCTGCGCGAGCGCAAGTCTGATTACAGCTGGTTCATCCTCACCAGGGCGATCATCAAAAAGGAATTCGCGCTCTCCGGTTCCGAGCAGAACCCGGACCTGACGGGCAAGGACATTCCGCTGCTCTTGAAACGGCTCGGGCGCAACCCGCCGGGCCCTGTGCAGGCCTTCATGGACAAGGGCGAGGATTTCGCGGTCCGCGAGACGCTGGAGGATCTTGTTCAGGCGATGAACGCGATCAGCGGCGAGAACCGGCTGGACGCCCGCCATATCCGCGCCCAGGTGGAGGCGCGCGACCGGCAGATGGACAACCCGTTCGCCAAGGACCAGCAGGTGACGGCAATCCGCGGTGCCCGCGCCTATCTGGGCGACAAGCTGATGCGCACCGCCAAACCGCACCGGCTGCTCGATCCGAAGGCCGGGCCACTGATCGGGGTGCGCCTGCATATCCTGACGCGCAAGACGCTGGGTGGCATCCACACGGATCTTTCGGCCCGCGTGCTGGATGCCGGCGGAGCGCCGGTGCCGGGGCTTTATGCGGTGGGCGAGGCGGCCGGGTTCGGCGGTGGTGGCATGCATGGCTATAGCGCGCTGGAAGGCACGTTCCTCGGCG contains:
- a CDS encoding FAD-binding dehydrogenase — encoded protein: MEEFDVIIVGGGLAGLVAATEACDRGRRVCLVDQEGPQNLGGQAFWSLGGLFLVDSPEQRRMRIRDSLDLARQDWLGSASFDRSEDHWPRLWAEAYLNFAAGEKRAWLHQMGMRWFPVVGWAERGGGHADGHGNSVPRFHITWGTGPGVLAPFVSRAEAAAKAGRLTLRFRHQVDRLLQENGRVIGVSGSRLPDDPVLRGQKSSRDIIGEFEMRGASVIVASGGIGGNLGLVRRNWPQERLGTPPADMVCGVPAHVDGRMIGISEEAGASIINRDRMWHYTEGVRNWDPIWPNHGIRILPGPSSFWCDADGNRLPSPAMPGFDTLSTLKILRERKSDYSWFILTRAIIKKEFALSGSEQNPDLTGKDIPLLLKRLGRNPPGPVQAFMDKGEDFAVRETLEDLVQAMNAISGENRLDARHIRAQVEARDRQMDNPFAKDQQVTAIRGARAYLGDKLMRTAKPHRLLDPKAGPLIGVRLHILTRKTLGGIHTDLSARVLDAGGAPVPGLYAVGEAAGFGGGGMHGYSALEGTFLGGCLFSGRVAGRSV